The proteins below come from a single Sorghum bicolor cultivar BTx623 chromosome 4, Sorghum_bicolor_NCBIv3, whole genome shotgun sequence genomic window:
- the LOC8081949 gene encoding uncharacterized protein LOC8081949: MDAGGEKFSDAAAAEGGEGGGDLYAVLGLKKECSDADLKVAYRKLAKKWHPDKCSSSSSVKHMEEAKEKFQEIQGAYSVLSDANKRLLYDVGVYDDEDDEDSMQGMGDFIGEMAQMMSQVRPTRQESFEELQQLFVDMFQSDIDSGFCNGSAKDQVQGQAKSRTCSTSPSSSPSPPPPPTIVKEAEVSSCNGFNKRGSSAMDSGKPPRPVEGGAGQAGFCFGVSDTKQTPKPRGPNTSRRRNGRKQKLSSKHDVSSEDETAGS, encoded by the exons ATGGACGCCGGGGGAGAGAAGTTCagcgacgcggcggcggcggagggcggTGAGGGCGGCGGCGACCTCTACGCCGTCCTCGGGCTCAAGAAGGAGTGCTCCGACGCCGACCTCAAGGTCGCTTACCGGAAGCTCGCCAAG AAATGGCACCCGGACAAATGCTCCTCCTCCAGCAGCGTGAAACACATGGAGGAAGCCAAGGAGAAGTTCCAAGAGATCCAGGGCGCCTATTCCG TACTCTCTGACGCCAATAAACGGCTCCTCTACGATGTTGGAGTATACGAcgatgaggacgacgaggatAGC ATGCAGGGGATGGGTGACTTCATTGGTGAGATGGCCCAGATGATGAGCCAGGTGCGGCCGACG AGGCAGGAAAGCTTTGAGGAGCTGCAGCAGCTTTTTGTGGACATGTTCCAGTCTGATATTGATTCAGGATTCTGCAACGGGTCTGCTAAGGATCAAGTTCAGGGGCAAGCCAAAAGTAGAACATGCTCGACCTCACCTTCATCATCACCGtccccacctcctcctcctactATAGTAAAGGAGGCAGAGGTGTCATCATGTAATGGCTTCAATAAGCGGGGTTCATCAGCAATGGACTCAGGGAAGCCTCCAAGGCCTGTTGAAGGCGGTGCTGGTCAGGCTGGATTTTGTTTTGGG GTGAGCGATACGAAGCAAACGCCGAAGCCGAGAGGTCCGAACACCAGCCGGAGGAGGAACGGCCGGAAACAGAAGCTGTCATCCAAGCACGATGTTTCATCTGAAGATGAAACGGCCGGTTCCTAG
- the LOC8081950 gene encoding 18.6 kDa class III heat shock protein, whose amino-acid sequence MTELFDTAVTSLLHLPEVLDRLAAADGDRRSGGHHAAHHHGHARVHGLGGGGGGGAPVDIVETPGEYTFVLDVPGLSKSDIQVTLEEDRVLVMKGGSGKRKREEEEEEGEGEGCRYIRLERGATPRSFVRKFRLPEDADTGGVAARCENGVLTVTVKKLPPPEKKTKSVQVTIA is encoded by the exons ATGACGGAGCTGTTCGACACGGCCGTGACCAGCCTCCTCCACCTGCCGGAGGTGCTCGACCGCCTCGCCGCCGCGGACGGCGACCGGCGCTCGGGTGGCCACCACGCTGCGCACCACCACGGGCACGCACGCGTCCACGGgctcggtggcggcggcggcggcggcgcgccggtGGACATCGTAGAGACCCCTGGCGAGTACACGTTCGTGCTCGACGTGCCTGGCCTCTCCAAGTCCGACATCCAG GTGACGCTGGAGGAGGACCGTGTGCTGGTGATGAAGGGCGGCAGCGGGAAGCGGAagcgcgaggaggaggaggaggaaggggaGGGGGAAGGGTGCCGGTACATCCGGCTGGAGCGCGGCGCGACGCCGCGGTCGTTCGTGCGCAAGTTCCGGCTGCCTGAGGACGCGGACACGGGCGGCGTCGCGGCGCGCTGCGAGAACGGCGTGCTCACCGTCACCGTCAAGAAGCTGCCCCCGCCGGAGAAGAAGACCAAGTCCGTGCAGGTCACCATCGCCTAG